In one Bacillus sp. PK3_68 genomic region, the following are encoded:
- a CDS encoding SPOR domain-containing protein: MGGKQGNVDLNQLVGNKRLSWFLNKEETKAAVVPKGKYRIYTGAFRTEEEARKQAELIGEKLGYKPFAKEKRIWTGVFNTMESATIAQQNISREFGFNAQIRQEQ, translated from the coding sequence ATGGGGGGAAAACAAGGAAATGTAGACTTGAATCAATTAGTAGGAAACAAACGGCTGTCATGGTTTTTGAATAAGGAAGAGACAAAGGCCGCTGTTGTCCCAAAGGGAAAGTATCGTATCTATACAGGCGCATTTAGGACTGAAGAAGAAGCGAGGAAGCAAGCCGAATTAATTGGCGAGAAGCTAGGGTACAAGCCATTTGCTAAGGAAAAAAGAATCTGGACAGGCGTGTTTAATACGATGGAATCAGCTACGATAGCTCAACAGAATATTAGCCGAGAGTTTGGTTTCAATGCGCAAATTAGGCAAGAACAATGA
- a CDS encoding aspartyl-phosphate phosphatase Spo0E family protein: MSLQKEIKEADELINQINNIRSLMISTGMRKGFTDLQTLKYSEELDKLLNKYQLIHLSFPYKS; the protein is encoded by the coding sequence ATGAGCTTACAAAAAGAAATTAAAGAAGCCGATGAGTTAATAAATCAAATCAATAACATTCGAAGCCTCATGATCTCAACAGGAATGCGTAAAGGTTTTACCGATCTCCAAACGTTAAAATACAGCGAGGAATTAGACAAATTACTCAATAAATATCAGTTAATACACTTATCCTTTCCTTATAAATCGTAG
- a CDS encoding L,D-transpeptidase has protein sequence MVRWIDVSTSKHQLRLLDGNKLIKTYPIAVGKILSPTPSGTYTIINKQHNPGGPFGVLWMGLSKPHYGIHGTNNPASIGKNVSHGCIRMFNHDALELSSRVPIGTMVSIHK, from the coding sequence ATGGTGAGATGGATTGATGTATCAACATCAAAACATCAATTGAGACTGTTGGATGGGAACAAGCTCATAAAAACTTATCCAATAGCTGTTGGAAAAATATTGTCGCCAACACCTTCTGGGACATACACAATTATCAATAAACAACATAATCCCGGTGGACCATTTGGAGTGCTTTGGATGGGATTATCCAAACCTCATTATGGTATACACGGAACAAATAACCCAGCTTCTATTGGTAAGAATGTCTCGCATGGGTGTATTAGAATGTTTAATCACGATGCTTTAGAATTATCATCTAGGGTTCCAATCGGCACCATGGTTTCTATTCATAAATAG
- a CDS encoding GNAT family N-acetyltransferase, with the protein MNTNQVTFREATIQDLDRIVYMLSDDVLGNKRELYKQPLPESYIKAFQSINSDPNNELIVACYGEEIVGVQQITYTPFITHQGGWRATIEGVRTASLERGKGVGSMLIRWAIQRAKERGCHMVQLTTDKKRPEALHFYKKLGFKASHEGLKLYL; encoded by the coding sequence ATGAATACAAATCAAGTTACATTTAGAGAAGCAACAATACAAGACCTGGACAGGATTGTGTATATGCTTTCGGATGACGTTTTAGGAAACAAAAGAGAGCTTTATAAACAGCCTTTGCCAGAAAGTTATATAAAGGCATTTCAATCCATCAACTCTGACCCAAACAATGAATTGATTGTGGCTTGTTATGGTGAAGAAATAGTAGGTGTTCAACAGATTACATATACTCCATTCATTACTCACCAAGGAGGATGGAGGGCCACAATTGAAGGTGTGCGTACTGCATCTTTAGAACGTGGGAAAGGTGTAGGATCTATGTTAATTCGATGGGCGATTCAGCGTGCCAAAGAGCGTGGATGTCATATGGTTCAATTAACAACAGATAAAAAGAGACCCGAAGCACTTCATTTCTATAAAAAGTTAGGTTTCAAGGCATCGCATGAGGGATTAAAATTGTACCTTTAG